A segment of the Fusobacterium ulcerans genome:
GTTCGCTGCATGTAGCCTTGTGCTCTTCACTTTCATTGCAATCAATGACTTTGTCCTCTTCGTCAAGTATTTTATATAACTGATGCAGTGTTATTTCAGTTGGTTCCTTTGCCAATCTGTATCCACCGTTAGGTCCTCTTTTACCTTCTATTATATTTTCATTTTTTAATTTAAAAAGAATCTGCTCAAGATATTGTACAGAAATATTCTGATCATCAGCAATCTCTTTTATCCTTACTAATTTTTCTTCTCCGCTTTTCTCAGCTATGTATGCTAAAGCTCTTAGACCATATCTAACTTTTGTGCTTATCTTCATTTTCTCCCAGCTCCTTAACACCTTTAAAATGTTCATATGCTTTTTCAGTTACCATTCTTCCTCTGTTAGTTCTTTTTAGATAACCGATTTTTACCAGATAAGGTTCATAAACCTCTTCCAGAGTTCTTTTGTCTTCTCCTAACATAAGAGAAAGAGTATCTATACCTACAGGACCTCCCCCGTAGTTATCAATGATGGCATTTACTATATCTCTATCTAAATCATCCAGCCCTGCTGAATCTATTCCTAGTATATCCAGCGCCTTTAAAGAAATATCTCTGTCTATAATTCCGTTACCTCTTATTTCACAAAAATCTCTCACTCTCTTCAAAAGACGATTTGCTATTCTTGGAGTTCCTCTGCTTCTGCTTGCAAGCTCCTTTGCTCCATCCAGCTCGATTTTTACTCCCAGTATATTTCCTCCTCTAAGGATAATATCTGTTATTTCTTCTTCACTGTAGTATTCCATTCTGTGAGTCACTCCAAATCTATCTCTCAGTGGAGAACTCAAAAGTCCTGCTCTTGTCGTCGCTCCTATGAGAGTAAAACTTGGAAGCTCTATTCTTATAGAACGTGCAGAAGGTCCTTTACCTATGATGATATCAAGCTCTTTATCTTCCATAGCAGGATACAATATTTCTTCAACAGTGTTGTTCAGTCTATGTATCTCATCTATAAAAAGTATATCATTCTCTTCAAGAGAAGTAAGTATAGCTGCAAGGTCCCCTGCTCTTTCCAGTACAGGTCCTGAAGTTATTTTTAAATTTGCCCCCATCTCTGTAGCTATAACCCCTGCAAGAGTAGTCTTTCCTAACCCCGGAGGCCCGTATAAAAGAATATGATCAATAGATCCTCCTCTTTTTTTGGCAGCTTCTATAGATATCGACATTTTTTCTTTCAGAGAAACCTGTCCAATATACTCTTTAAAACATCTCGGTCTGAGAGTTCTTTGAATTTCTATATCATTCTCCATTTCTGAAGTTGTTATTACTCTATCCACTTTCCTCTCCTTATATAAACAGACTTACTCCAAATTGAAAAAACCCTATTATTCCTCCTAATACAGCTCCTACCACTTCTATATGCTTCAATTCCTTTCTAGCAAGAGAATATGTTATGTCTTCAAGTTTTTCAAGAGAAAATCCATCTACATTTTTTATTATTATCTCTCTGAAATCTACTTTTTCCTCTAAGTAGTTAGAAAACATTTCTATGATAGTATCTTTATTTTCAAGAATAGAAGTTTTTATCATACTTTTTATTTTTCTAAGCATATCATCACTCATAAACATAGCAAGCATAGGAAATTTTTTTACCAATTCCCCTTCTAATTTTGCATCAAGAATTTTATCAATCATATTTCCCATTCTTATTTCTAACTCTTCTCCATCTAAACTGCTTGTTACATCTTTTAAAGAGATGAGTTCTTTTTGTACTGTATCCGCTATGCTTACAGCTATTTCATGTTTTCTTTTGGGAATAAGCCCCTGTATCTTAAATAATCCAAAGTTTATTTCTTTATATGGTCTAAAAAGCATTTTGATGGCTACATAGTTAGTTATCCATCCGATCATTGCTCCTATTCCTACTATAAGAGCTAATTTTATTAACATTGCATTCAATTCTGTCATTGTATTTCACCTTCAAATTTCATTAAAATTTCATTACTTCTCTAGTAAACTATTTTATCATAAATATTGTATTTTTTCAATTATTATAACCATAAACATTACAATTATCATCATTTTTTTCCGCTTTATGTTCAGAAATAAAAAGAAGATGCCTCAAAAAATTTAAAAATAAGATTTTTACTTTTGTGTCATCCCCTAAGTATATTTTATTTTTTTACAGTTTTTTGCAATACACTAATACCATTTTATGATGAATATAGAAAATTGTCAATACAGGCATTCTCTTTTGCTGATTTTTATTTATTTTCTACCAACACCATTTTGCAAATATTCAATCAAAAAAACTCTAGCAGCTTAAATTTACTACTAGAGTCTTAATAAATTTTTTATTTATTTTCCAACAACACCATTTGATAAATGTTTATCATTTCTTATTCAAGAATATATTTTTCCCTTAAATCATTGTATTTATCATATCCTATAATATTTTCTTTTTGTAATCTTCCTACAACTATTCCTGAATGAATATTTATTGATTTAGCAAAT
Coding sequences within it:
- a CDS encoding RrF2 family transcriptional regulator; the protein is MKISTKVRYGLRALAYIAEKSGEEKLVRIKEIADDQNISVQYLEQILFKLKNENIIEGKRGPNGGYRLAKEPTEITLHQLYKILDEEDKVIDCNESEEHKATCSEQTCGTTCIWSKLDSAMTKILKETTLNEFIKNKDMI
- the ruvB gene encoding Holliday junction branch migration DNA helicase RuvB gives rise to the protein MDRVITTSEMENDIEIQRTLRPRCFKEYIGQVSLKEKMSISIEAAKKRGGSIDHILLYGPPGLGKTTLAGVIATEMGANLKITSGPVLERAGDLAAILTSLEENDILFIDEIHRLNNTVEEILYPAMEDKELDIIIGKGPSARSIRIELPSFTLIGATTRAGLLSSPLRDRFGVTHRMEYYSEEEITDIILRGGNILGVKIELDGAKELASRSRGTPRIANRLLKRVRDFCEIRGNGIIDRDISLKALDILGIDSAGLDDLDRDIVNAIIDNYGGGPVGIDTLSLMLGEDKRTLEEVYEPYLVKIGYLKRTNRGRMVTEKAYEHFKGVKELGENEDKHKS
- a CDS encoding DUF445 domain-containing protein, translated to MTELNAMLIKLALIVGIGAMIGWITNYVAIKMLFRPYKEINFGLFKIQGLIPKRKHEIAVSIADTVQKELISLKDVTSSLDGEELEIRMGNMIDKILDAKLEGELVKKFPMLAMFMSDDMLRKIKSMIKTSILENKDTIIEMFSNYLEEKVDFREIIIKNVDGFSLEKLEDITYSLARKELKHIEVVGAVLGGIIGFFQFGVSLFI